Proteins encoded together in one Coffea arabica cultivar ET-39 chromosome 2c, Coffea Arabica ET-39 HiFi, whole genome shotgun sequence window:
- the LOC113726906 gene encoding dihydroxy-acid dehydratase, chloroplastic-like, translating into MQAALLTPPTTLTPAPFKTHIPKFNLLPKRVPNFTIQASTTQTERPPPPPQTTALSEKLNKYSSRITEPKSQGGSQAVLYGVGLTDDDLHKPQIGISSVWYEGNTCNMHLLKLAEAVKEGVKEAGMVGFRFNTIGVSDAISMGTRGMCYSLQSRDLIADSIETVMAAQWYDGNISLPGCDKNMPGTIMAMGRLNRPSIMVYGGTIKPGHFQGHTYDIISAFQAYGEYVSGSVSDEQRMNVVRNSCPGAGACGGMYTANTMASAIETMGMSLPYSSSTPAEDPLKLDECRLAGKYLLDLIKMDLKPQDIITPKSLHNAMVMVMALGGSTNAVLHLIAIARSVGLPLTVDDFQKVSDKVPFLADLKPSGKYVMEDVHRIGGTPAIIRYLLELGFLDGDCITVTGKTLAENAKLFPSLSEGQQIIRPLANPIKQTGHIQILYGNIAPEGSVAKITGKEGLYFSGPALVFEGEESMLQAISENPASFKGKVVVIRGEGPKGGPGMPEMLTPTSAIMGAGLGKDVALLTDGRFSGGSHGYVVGHICPEAQEGGPIGLVENGDIITIDIQKRRMDVDLTDTELDDRREKWKPPTYKADRGVLYKYIKNVQSASRGCVTDE; encoded by the exons ATGCAAGCTGCTCTATTAACCCCGCCAACCACCCTAACACCTGCTCCCTTCAAAACCCACATCCCAAAATTCAATCTTTTACCGAAAAGGGTTCCCAACTTCACCATCCAAGCATCCACGACTCAGACTGAACGACCACCTCCGCCACCACAAACTACCGCTTTATCGGAGAAGCTGAACAAATACAGCTCAAGAATCACTGAACCCAAGTCCCAAGGGGGCTCACAGGCAGTTCTTTATGGAGTAGGATTGACAGATGATGACTTGCATAAGCCTCAAATTGGAATATCATCAGTTTGGTATGAAGGGAATACATGCAACATGCATTTGTTGAAACTTGCTGAAGCTGTTAAAGAAGGAGTTAAAGAGGCTGGAATGGTGGGATTTAGGTTCAATACTATTGGAGTTAGTGATGCCATTTCTATGGGGACTAGAGGAATGTGCTATAGTTTGCAGTCAAGGGATTTGATTGCTGATAGTATTGAGACTGTTATGGCTGCGCAGTGGTATGATGGAAACATTTCCCTACCGGGTTGTGATAAAAAT ATGCCCGGAACAATTATGGCAATGGGACGGCTAAATCGGCCAAGCATTATGGTTTATGGGGGAACCATAAAG CCTGGGCATTTTCAAGGCCATACATACGACATAATATCTGCCTTCCAG GCTTATGGGGAGTATGTCAGTGGTTCTGTCAGTGATGAACAGAGGATGAATGTAGTTCGCAATTCATGTCCTGGAGCTGGTGCCTGTGGTGGAATGTATACTGCCAACACCATGGCGTCTGCCATTGAGACTATGGGAATGTCCCTTCCTTACAG CTCTTCAACACCTGCTGAAGACCCACTCAAGTTGGATGAGTGCCGCCTTGCTGGAAAATATCTTTTAGACTTGATAAAGATGGACCTGAAACCACAAGATATTATCACTCCAAAATCACTACATAATGCAATGGTGATGGTCATGGCATTGGGGGGATCCACAAATGCTGTTTTGCATTTGATTGCTATTGCAAG GTCTGTTGGTTTGCCGTTGACTGTTGATGACTTCCAAAAAGTCAGTGACAAGGTTCCATTCCTTGCGGATCTAAAGCCAAGTGGCAAATATGTCATGGAGGATGTCCACAGG ATTGGAGGTACCCCTGCAATCATCAGATACCTATTAGAGCTTGGATTTCTGGATGGGGATTGTATCACTG TGACTGGAAAGACTTTGGCTGAAAATGCAAAACTGTTCCCATCTTTGTCTGAGGGTCAG CAAATTATAAGACCATTGGCAAACCCCATCAAACAAACTGGTCACATCCAAATATTATATGGGAATATTGCACCTGAGGGTTCTGTGGCAAAAATTacaggaaaagaagggctataTTTTTCAG GTCCGGCTCTTGTCTTTGAAGGAGAGGAATCTATGCTCCAGGCTATCTCAGAAAATCCTGCAAGTTTTAAG GGGAAAGTAGTAGTTATTAGAGGAGAGGGGCCTAAGGGTGGCCCAGGCATGCCTGAAATGCTTACACCAACTAGTGCAATAATGGGTGCAGGTCTTGGAAAG GATGTTGCACTGCTGACTGATGGAAGATTTTCTGGAGGCTCACATGGATATGTCGTTGGACACATTTGTCCAGAAGCACAG GAAGGTGGTCCAATTGGTCTTGTAGAAAATGGGGATATCATTACCATAGACATCCAAAAACGGAGGATGGATGTTGATTTAACAGATACCGAGTTAGATGACAGAAGAGAGAAATGGAAACCACCAACGTATAAGGCCGACCGAGGGGTACTTTACAAG TACATCAAGAATGTGCAATCAGCTTCAAGGGGATGTGTCACTGATGAATAA